From Grus americana isolate bGruAme1 chromosome 11, bGruAme1.mat, whole genome shotgun sequence, a single genomic window includes:
- the CRELD1 gene encoding LOW QUALITY PROTEIN: protein disulfide isomerase CRELD1 (The sequence of the model RefSeq protein was modified relative to this genomic sequence to represent the inferred CDS: inserted 1 base in 1 codon), protein MGPRRRLAAALLPARWGGAGLGGALLGAALFGGVLLGAAXHPPGPGRSREEAEPCRACRGLADSFSRGLERTEHEGFGGGNTAWEEEKLAKYQHSETRLLEVLEGVCAPSDFTCHQLLEQSEEHVEQWWFHERQQHPDFFRWLCVDRLALCCLPGTYGPDCRPCAGGPQQPCSGNGRCDGDGTRRGTGLCVCSPGYGGPFCAECGDGYYEASRNKSHLVCAECYRACGRCTGPEDSSCLRCKRGWVLHEHRCIDIDECGTEMAHCRANQFCVNTEGSYECRDCSTACIGCMGAGPARCKKCNKGYWRDGAKCLDVDECVNTEEPVCTGVQEVCENTEGSYRCVCARGHVRRDGHCVEDKPPDAPEKGFFDDVTEDEVVVLQQMFFGVMICALATLAAKGDMVFTAIFIGAVAAMAGYWLSDRSDRVLDGFMKGR, encoded by the exons ATGGGGCCGCGGCGGCGCCTGGCGGCCGCGCTGCTGCCGGCCCggtgggggggggccgggctggggggtgcCCTGCTGGGGGCGGCCCTCTTCGGGGGGGTCCTGTTGGGGGCCG CGCACCCACCCGGACCGGGACGGAGCCGGGAGGAGGCCGAGCCCTGCCGAGCCTGCCGCGGCCTGGCCGACAGCTTCAGcagg GGCCTGGAGCGGACAGAGCACGAGGGCTTCGGCGGGGGCAACACggcctgggaggaggagaagctggcTAAGTACCAGCACAG CGAGACCCGTctgctggaggtgctggagggCGTCTGCGCCCCCTCAGACTTCACCTGCcaccagctgctggagcagagcgaGGAGCACGTGGAGCAGTGGTGGTTCCACGA gcggCAGCAGCACCCTGACTTCTTCCGATGGCTGTGCGTTGACAGGCTGGcgctctgctgcctgcccggcACCTATGGCCCTGACTGCCGGC CCTGTGCCGGCgggccccagcagccctgcagcggCAACGGGCGATGCGATGGCGACGGCACGCGCCGCGGCACCGGCCTGTGTGTCTGCAGCCCGGGCTACGGTGGCCCCTTTTGTGCCGAGTGTGGTGATGGCTACTACGAGGCCTCACGGAACAAGAGCCACCTGGTATGTGCCG AGTGCTACCGGGCGTGCGGGCGCTGCACGGGGCCGGAGGACTCCAGCTGCCTTCGCTGCAAgaggggctgggtgctgcacgAGCACCGCTGCATTG ATATCGACGAGTGCGGCACGGAGATGGCGCACTGCCGAGCCAACCAGTTCTGTGTCAACACGGAGGGCTCCTACGAGTGCCGAG ACTGCTCCACGGCCTGCATCGGCTGCATGGGCGCCGGGCCGGCTCGCTGCAAGAAATGCAACAAGGGCTACTGGCGGGATGGAGCCAAGTGCCTGG ACGTGGACGAGTGCGTCAACACGGAGGAGCCGGTGTGCACGGGAGTGCAGGAGGTGTGTGAGAACACGGAGGGCAGCTACCGCTGCGTCTGCGCCCGCGGCCACGTCCGCCGGGACGGGCACTGCGTGGAGGACAAGCCCCCCG ACGCCCCAGAGAAGGGCTTCTTTGATGACGTGACGGAGGATGAGGTGGTGGTGCTGCAGCAGATGTTCTTCGGCGTGATGATCTGTGCCCTCGCCACGCTGGCTGCCAAGGGCGACATGGTCTTCACCGCCATCTTCATCGGCGCTGTGGCCGCCATGGCCGGCTACTGGCTCTCCGACCGCAGCGACCGCGTCCTTGATGGCTTCATGAAGGGCAGATAG